Proteins co-encoded in one Arachis hypogaea cultivar Tifrunner chromosome 11, arahy.Tifrunner.gnm2.J5K5, whole genome shotgun sequence genomic window:
- the LOC112720345 gene encoding biogenesis of lysosome-related organelles complex 1 subunit 2, with protein MDGANNGEPQNQKRDELTESLNDLFSSISTMIKSELQGTNNQLELLEKMNVRVAEEYKGYGDLASGLRVFVEQLKCKSDSFNEYVEQIDAIEKQVTEFEVVVSMLDKYVCLLESRVQSVYQTRLHPPPNN; from the exons ATGGATGGTGCAAACAATGGTGAACCACAAAATCAGAAGCGTGATGAACTTACAGAGTCACTCAATGATCTCTTTAGCAGCATTAGCACAATGATCAAATCGGAGCTTCAG GGGACTAATAATCAACTTGAGTTATTAGAGAAGATGAATGTGAGGGTTGCGGAAGAGTACAAAGGTTACGGCGACTTAGCTTCAGGGTTGAGGGTTTTTGTGGAGCAGTTGAAATGCAAGAGTGATAGCTTCAACGAATATGTTGAGCAGATTGATGCCATAGAGAAGCAAGTAACTGAATTTGAAGTTGTGGTCTCTATGCTTGACAAATATGTGTGTTTGTTGGAATCAAGAGTGCAGTCTGTGTACCAAACTAGGCTTCATCCTCCTCCTAATAATTAG